In a single window of the Cucurbita pepo subsp. pepo cultivar mu-cu-16 chromosome LG18, ASM280686v2, whole genome shotgun sequence genome:
- the LOC111780079 gene encoding mediator of RNA polymerase II transcription subunit 17-like yields MDGDMKVSLDKLPVKRLEAIEENGLERFPSDVGYEEKRLSLIRRIDFAWAIEKDDDKKKQKKTSKESATPWQWQSMIENLQLAHQELSVIIDLINTVEANDAVTVAGMTRPKPLPNEVLSDLGVSVATKLQCFRHLGKYFKQSAKGLERQVAREARFYGALIRLQQNWKVKRQRVAAPAPANEGFTIDLFDNLSCDPSSVFRPSSSTIRVDRDSSGMLAISLPPNSCHSLRFGFLSGCNMENPLERGKNESTNSSNQSPIESEKEFTNDDEYIKETNSLLRQVHHAIFSEQVFDLVNREAFNPSLGINVTGIRENYLQLSIDQGTSVFISLVPTGQSCQTVEDANAGILDNTNLPFDSLDGIELPDRSDPLEKKLRNPNYTTFEIYLQQIFHELVFLRSNDKPISSLSRQSGQPSNDGSGLLGHFCLSLAHRIFANKVLMELENVVWKVPFLQLISHPTWNSRKSSWTFFMEVPQSKLHPPIQARTSDSHQMKSVTKSQFQTKVVVNDDCITIEGEGAPDVVGLFKGNSKDMYSMNRYGCDLADLPVIILLQVASQIILWLHEEALTWGIKVSRDFLSLSFELEQGETLRLVAHVDPEDAQGCLSWWLVMDDGLMEDRKHNFDISDVVPEYRKFLGHLSLEVLQSTLMDLVSLCSGFGGSL; encoded by the exons ATGGACGGAGACATGAAAGTATCTCTCGACAAGCTTCCCGTCAAGCGCTTGGAGGCCATAGAAGAGAATGGTCTCGAACGATTTCCATC AGATGTTGGTTATGAAGAGAAACGATTGTCGCTTATTCGGAGAATTGACTTTGCTTGGGCAATAGAGAAGGACGATGACaaaaagaagcagaagaagacCTCCAAGGAGAGTGCAACACCGTGGCAATGGCAGAGCATGATAGAAAACTTGCAGTTGGCTCATCAAGAGCTCTCTGTTATCATAGATCTCATCAACACC GTGGAAGCCAATGATGCAGTAACAGTGGCTGGGATGACAAGGCCAAAACCATTACCTAATGAAGTTTTATCAGATCTTGGAGTGTCTGTAGCAACGAAACTACAATGCTTTCGA CATCTTGGTAAGTATTTCAAGCAGTCTGCTAAAGGTTTGGAACGCCAGGTTGCCAGGGAAGCAAGATTTTATGGGGCTTTAATTCG ATTGCAGCAAAATTGGAAGGTTAAAAGACAGCGCGTTGCTGCTCCAGCTCCTGCAAATGAAGGCTTTACCATTGATTTATTTGACAATTTATCATGTGATCCTTCGTCTGTGTTTCGACCATCTTCATCTACTATTCGTGTTGATCGTGATTCATCTGGAATGCTGGCAATTAGTTTACCTCCAAATTCATGCCACTCCCTTCGTTTTGGATTTCTCAGTGGATGTAATATGGAAAATCCTCTGGAACGTGGTAAAAATGAGTCCACAAATTCATCCAATCAGTCTCCAATTGAAAGTGAGAAGGAGTTTACAAATGACGATGAGTACATTAAGGAAACTAACTCACTCCTCCGTCAAGTTCACCATGCCATTTTCAGTGAGCAG GTGTTTGATTTGGTGAATCGTGAAGCATTCAATCCATCCTTAGGTATCAACGTGACTGGCATACGAGAAAATTACTTGCAATTAAGTATCGATCAGGGTACGTCGGTTTTTATCTCTCTGGTGCCAACTGGTCAAAGCTGCCAAACAGTTGAAGATGCAAATGCCGGGATTCTGGATAATACAAATTTACCTTTTGATTCGCTTGATGGGATTGAACTACCAGATAGAAGTGATCCCCTTGAAAAGAAACTGCGGAATCCTAATTATACAACCTTTGAGATATATCTGCAACAAATTTTCCACGAGCTAGTATTTTTAAGATCAAATGATAAACCCATTTCATCATTAAGCAGGCAATCAGGACAACCTTCTAATGATGGGTCTGGACTTCTTGGTCATTTCTGTTTGTCTCTGGCTCACAGAATATTTGCAAACAAGGTTCTTATGGAGCTCGAAAATGTG GTTTGGAAAGttccatttcttcaattgATATCTCATCCCACTTGGAATTCTCGAAAATCTTCATGGACGTTTTTTATGGAAGTTCCCCAGTCCAAACTTCATCCTCCTATCCAGGCTCGTACATCAGATAGTCATCAAATGAAAAGTGTAACCAAATCACAATTTCAGACTAAAGTGGTTGTAAATGATGATTGCATCACTATTGAAGGGGAAGGTGCTCCTGATGTAGTTGGCTTGTTCAAGGGAAATTCCAAGGATATGTATTCAATGAACAGATATGGCTGTGACTTGGCTGATCTTCCCGTCATAATCCTGTTGCAG GTTGCGAGCCAAATTATTCTTTGGCTTCATGAGGAAGCCCTAACCTGGGGAATAAAGGTCAGCCGTGACTTCCTAAGTCTGTCATTTGAGCTAGAACAAGGTGAAACACTCCGTCTGGTCGCCCATGTGGACCCAGAAGATGCTCAAGGATGCCTTTCTTGGTGGTTGGTAATGGACGATGGCCTAATGGAGGACAGGAAACATAACTTCGACATCTCAGATGTTGTACCTGAATACAGGAAGTTTTTGGGCCATTTATCTCTGGAAGTTTTGCAATCTACACTAATGGATTTGGTTAGTTTGTGCAGTGGATTTGGTGGTAGCCTATAA
- the LOC111780080 gene encoding uncharacterized protein LOC111780080 gives MSGGTPVAGVYMRQRHSQGYASSGDDIEDDACSRFQAMSFHTPKSRTWVEVVENVLWLASAAFVVYYGDRHSNMIILLWHDGRIRRPPLYLGMVAIGLNVVIFIYTSMSAWSIRRFNEKWEVASLSVLPIATLLGLISFCLLSFALWPIWGFLTIPLLFTLFMACMVVFPSIIIGKFRPQSPQSDVLRTD, from the exons ATGTCGGGGGGAACACCCGTAGCGGGTGTTTATATGAGGCAGAGGCATAGCCAGGGATATGCTTCTAGTGGTGATGATATTGAGGATGATGCATGTTCGAGGTTTCAAGCTATGTCGTTTCATACTCCAAAGAGTCGGACGTGGGTTGAAGTTGTAGAGAATGTCCTTTGGCTTGCTTCTGCTGCTTTCGTTGTATACTATGGCGATAGGCATTCCAATATGATAATTCTCTTGTGGCATGATGGCCGAATAAGAAG ACCTCCGTTATACCTTGGAATGGTGGCGATTGGTTTGAACGTTGTCATATTCATTTACACGAGTATGTCAGCTTGGAGTATTAGAAGGTTTAATGAAAAATGGGAAGTAGCAAGCTTATCAGTTTTACCAATTGCAACACTTCTTGGGCTTATCTCCTTTTGCTT GTTGTCATTTGCTCTTTGGCCGATATGGGGTTTCCTGACCATTCCTCTTCTG TTCACTTTGTTCATGGCATGCATGGTTGTATTTCCAAGTATAATTATCGGGAAATTCAGGCCTCAGAGTCCTCAGAGCGATGTTCTTCGTACAGATTAA
- the LOC111780602 gene encoding F-box/kelch-repeat protein At1g55270-like produces the protein MERMIQPPLVDTTACLCRVDAGLKTVAGAKKFVPGSKLCLQPSIKPSIHPTRPKPARSDRSRNQSPLLPGLPDDLAIACLIRVPRVEHRKLRLVCKRWYRLLAGNFFYSLRKSLGVAEEWIYVVKRDRDNKISWHAFDPIYQLWQPLPPVPKEYSEALGFGCAVLSGCHLYLFGGRDPIKGTMRRVIFYSARTNKWHRAPDMLRRRHVFGSCVINNCLYVAGGENEGGHRSLKSAEVYDPNKNRWTFISDMSIPMVPIIGVVYEGKWYLKGFGTQRQVLSDVYQPETDSWCPVYDGLVAGWRNPSVSLNGHLYAVDCKDGCKLRVYDEASNSWNKSIDSKLHLGSSKALEAAALVPFNGKLCIVRNNMSLSLVDVSKCEDSDSAPGEHLWETLAGKGQLKTLVTNLWSSLSGRSRLKSHIVHCQVLQA, from the exons ATGGAGAGAATGATCCAACCTCCTCTG GTTGACACAACAGCGTGTTTATGTAGAGTAGATGCAGGCCTCAAGACTGTTGCTGGAGCTAAAAAGTTTGTCCCTGGCTCAAAACTTTGTCTACAACCTAGCATCAAACCATCGATACACCCAACTCGACCTAAGCCGGCTCGTAGTGACCGGAGCAGGAACCAATCTCCTTTGCTTCCTGGACTACCCGACGATCTTGCAATAGCTTGCCTTATCCGTGTCCCAAGGGTTGAACACCGTAAACTCCGATTAGTTTGCAAAAGATGGTATCGTCTTTTGGCTGGCAACTTCTTTTACTCTCTTCGTAAGAGTTTAGGAGTTGCAGAAGAATGGATTTACGTCGTTAAGAGAGACCGAGATAATAAGATTTCATGGCATGCCTTTGACCCCATATATCAGCTTTGGCAGCCCCTTCCTCCTGTCCCTAAAGAATACTCAGAAGCTCTTGGATTTGGCTGTGCGGTTCTTAGTGGTTGCCATCTCTATTTGTTTGGTGGCAGAGATCCAATAAAAGGAACAATGAGACGAGTCATTTTTTACAGTGCCAGGACAAATAAATGGCACCGAGCCCCCGACATGCTTCGTAGACGACATGTCTTTGGATCGTGTGTGATAAACAACTGTTTGTATGTTGCAGGTGGGGAAAATGAAGGTGGCCATCGGTCTTTGAAATCTGCTGAAGTATACGACCCGAATAAGAATCGATGGACCTTCATTTCCGATATGAGCATTCCCATGGTGCCCATAATTGGAGTTGTTTATGAGGGTAAATGGTATTTGAAGGGATTTGGGACTCAACGTCAGGTTCTAAGTGATGTCTACCAGCCCGAAACCGACAGCTGGTGTCCTGTTTATGATGGACTGGTTGCAGGTTGGAGGAACCCAAGTGTTTCCTTAAATGGACATCTTTATGCTGTTGACTGCAAGGATGGCTGCAAACTTCGGGTCTACGACGAAGCATCCAACTCTTGGAACAAGAGTATAGATAGCAAGCTGCATCTGGGGAGTTCTAAGGCATTGGAGGCAGCTGCTCTTGTTCCATTCAACGGAAAATTGTGCATCGTTCGCAATAACATGAGCCTTTCTCTTGTCGACGTTTCGAAGTGCGAAGATTCCGACAGTGCTCCCGGTGAACATCTATGGGAGACCTTAGCAGGAAAAGGGCAACTCAAAACTTTGGTCACAAATCTCTGGTCGAGTCTTTCGGGTCGAAGTCGTCTGAAAAGCCACATAGTTCACTGCCAGGTTCTTCAAGCgtga